Proteins from one Mesotoga infera genomic window:
- a CDS encoding sigma 54-interacting transcriptional regulator: MAGKVELVIMGKALTEEDTGALKNVLESLIQNKADLRDKVEVSVKDSYEEVQKKGEGPKEAVRILLVSNGYCKANSKTMEGEKNICVFFKDGLTPDVVRNAQKCGAFGVFPVDRFYGEKKEYAEIARFETVMKRVIRNKLAAYYPESEFFKRIDWKVSKTDDARDDYLSLFADTSSHETMVKARQVIRATKNYSGCLDKFHSGVRDKLKKLHELETSEKQNVEKEAVHLLKEIEKRSNEMEASFRKPITILLTGPTGCGKTLLAEYMARELGFCAPERFAKISLVNTSENLLESELFGTFEGAFTGAKFRIGKMVSMAGSAVFLDEIGEIGASVQAKLLTYLDDLRVIIDGYSDPRGVKIPLLLIAATNRDLQVEAKRGNFRNDLYQRFSYEIKVPALKERMSDFRYMLSYLLQKKNIEQGAGIARISLRAIEKLESHDYPGNFRELERVVKTAIMNAEMEERDIVLSEDVVI; this comes from the coding sequence TTGGCCGGAAAAGTCGAGCTTGTCATCATGGGTAAAGCTTTGACGGAGGAAGATACGGGAGCCCTGAAGAACGTTCTCGAGTCGCTCATCCAGAACAAGGCCGACCTCAGGGACAAAGTGGAGGTATCCGTTAAGGACAGTTATGAAGAAGTCCAGAAAAAGGGCGAAGGACCGAAAGAAGCCGTGAGGATACTTCTGGTTTCAAACGGCTATTGCAAAGCGAATTCGAAGACTATGGAAGGCGAGAAAAATATCTGCGTATTCTTCAAGGACGGTCTCACTCCGGACGTTGTGAGAAACGCTCAAAAGTGTGGAGCCTTCGGCGTCTTCCCCGTCGACCGTTTCTACGGGGAGAAGAAGGAGTACGCGGAGATCGCCAGATTTGAGACAGTTATGAAGAGGGTTATCAGAAATAAGCTGGCGGCATACTATCCGGAAAGCGAGTTCTTCAAAAGAATAGACTGGAAGGTCTCAAAGACGGACGACGCGAGAGACGACTATCTCTCGCTTTTTGCCGATACTTCAAGCCACGAAACCATGGTAAAAGCGAGACAGGTGATTAGAGCCACAAAAAATTATTCCGGCTGCCTCGATAAGTTCCACAGCGGTGTCAGGGACAAGTTGAAGAAGCTGCACGAACTCGAGACATCTGAGAAGCAGAATGTGGAAAAAGAGGCCGTCCACCTGTTGAAAGAAATAGAAAAGCGTTCAAACGAAATGGAAGCCTCTTTCAGAAAGCCGATCACGATACTTCTGACTGGTCCTACCGGCTGCGGAAAGACCCTGCTGGCAGAATACATGGCCAGAGAACTTGGATTTTGCGCTCCGGAGAGATTCGCCAAAATCTCCCTTGTCAACACATCGGAGAACCTCCTGGAGAGCGAATTGTTCGGGACCTTCGAAGGGGCTTTCACCGGCGCGAAGTTCAGGATCGGCAAGATGGTTTCAATGGCCGGGAGCGCCGTGTTCCTCGACGAGATAGGCGAGATAGGGGCGAGTGTCCAGGCGAAGCTCCTGACTTATCTGGACGATTTGCGCGTGATCATAGATGGATACTCCGATCCGCGGGGGGTGAAGATCCCCCTTCTGCTCATAGCGGCGACCAACAGGGACCTTCAAGTGGAAGCAAAGCGCGGCAATTTCAGAAATGATCTCTACCAGCGCTTTTCTTACGAAATAAAAGTGCCGGCCCTGAAGGAAAGGATGTCGGATTTCAGGTATATGCTCAGTTATCTGCTTCAGAAGAAAAATATCGAACAGGGCGCTGGGATTGCGCGCATAAGCCTCAGGGCTATCGAAAAGCTCGAGTCGCACGACTATCCGGGCAATTTCAGAGAACTCGAGCGCGTCGTGAAAACCGCGATTATGAACGCCGAAATGGAAGAAAGGGACATCGTCCTTTCGGAGGACGTGGTTATCTAA
- a CDS encoding lipid-binding SYLF domain-containing protein, protein MRKILLVVIILASFTAFGASIPRDRIQKGLDVIVELSGTEDSGSFVELLRKSNGIVIYPDMVKAALGFGGQYGEGFLLRRDEQGRWYGPLFLKLYGISYGFQAGVQKSGLVLVVMNKQGIEGFLGNNITLGGSASVSAGPTGKTLAADTDYKLEAAIYSYSVSNGLFAGISLGGSIIRQDSDTNREYFGQSLTPREIIDTPALGKEIEELTAYLDGLINPAGGENPTIE, encoded by the coding sequence ATGAGAAAAATCTTACTGGTGGTGATAATCTTGGCTTCGTTCACGGCTTTCGGGGCAAGCATCCCGAGAGACAGGATACAAAAAGGACTCGATGTGATCGTAGAATTGTCCGGCACGGAGGACAGCGGCTCCTTCGTCGAATTGCTGCGCAAATCAAACGGTATAGTGATATACCCGGATATGGTGAAGGCGGCGCTCGGCTTTGGAGGCCAGTACGGCGAGGGCTTCCTCCTGCGCAGGGACGAGCAAGGCAGGTGGTACGGCCCGCTCTTCCTCAAGCTATACGGTATAAGCTACGGCTTTCAGGCCGGGGTGCAGAAAAGCGGTCTGGTGCTGGTGGTGATGAACAAGCAGGGGATCGAAGGCTTCCTTGGAAACAACATAACGCTGGGAGGCAGCGCCTCCGTATCGGCCGGCCCGACTGGAAAGACGCTTGCGGCCGACACCGATTATAAGCTAGAAGCGGCCATCTATTCCTATTCGGTCAGCAACGGCCTCTTCGCCGGCATTTCACTCGGTGGCTCGATCATAAGGCAAGACTCCGACACCAACAGGGAGTACTTCGGCCAGAGCCTGACACCCCGGGAAATAATAGACACGCCCGCTCTGGGAAAGGAGATCGAAGAGCTGACCGCCTACCTCGACGGACTCATAAACCCCGCCGGTGGCGAAAACCCGACCATAGAGTGA
- a CDS encoding DNA-directed RNA polymerase subunit beta, which yields MNSLAFSLEEIFKGIGSFLKDRYPALFDTYRPNLEVIEPLVEPEHSSLARFSFEHKGRHGICFKCLEPDSGGIYYMNGNKYSSPLVLVRKSGIEKMKELDLEKHFAIPGYFLSLALKMAVVLRYLSRNGESVDIEKVKDAAECRFNRQKTGVEYHRLEPAGGSDENEISDRKGEDSNGKFIWIKVPVLFELQDSNDLLKISDLRKVVVPGDRVPESMRLPHSSHIGRLDLLETPESEQIGMTLFMASGASYDAEKLEIIKSEEGVEGNFSPSTRMVPFIMYSDGARVTMGGKNLKQAVRVVGSEKPLITTPIYDEIDMNVGVNALVGYALYRGLNFEDGIVCSESFAEKMAIDEFKSMTFGDFVPLTPDSEIRTAGKSKVIIESKKAGIKVEYTFRSGGSEVRKTDWLFKREVFRKREGGWSKIKGSYSAELYGSLYPGVIQSNASIDQIRPVRLHKLTKGGGKEKNLSDTGMVEVTVKVRINKPLEVGDKITGRHGNKGTISKILPDSEMPFVELNGRRRPLDLILSPFGVITRMNLGQLLETQKSLEGAYVDEPFKPLDIAERLKENQLPSKPRSFLNFPDGKSFEATVGYQYFVRLDHCVRDKLHVVRQAEVSPITGQPVKGKRRDGGQRIGEMEFWTLFDHNAINTINAFSVTNTEDPSRFKEDYFWAFRTLVNTYRGVDPRTIAEPCSISFQKAGEIDVEENCPGDKKKIDARQKFLHEIRPKNKKIPGSDKDKHEKSKKLEKLEKKYLLTKNGYLRRYMLGRRIHYSARATITPVTDIDIDHVYLPLEMALEWLEELKEMKIDSPEERVAAAARATRLAREKGLMVLLNRQPSLHKHSITAAKPLFWEHRSIGLPIMLCEGFGADFDGDTMAVYFPVQGEPGEELERMLPSFSPYRVGNGELIYSIDQDLVYGEYVRSGRKKPEVKNNVLEIVQSSKNFPAELLEWQKKTLDASMNSTLSISFAELATLSGNALEIKESGSRGKEENFKLMPVFSKGMSLEEYTGRPEAFDPMLTIAGRSRAGLMDKKLHVAQAGYFTRKMVEFLYPLRISEIDCETEEGIRIDRADFEMFARCGVDFSRFLLGRYVKRPEDEGWRLVTRDDVKEYGDSDLIVRSPVTCRAVDGLCSKCCGLELSTMREHEIGDYIGVLAGHTIGERGTQLSMKNFQTGSSGFNMQRVSSEFFKRIRPTSDLRKSKRKEENEIEDDYVEYIKRLAERSVEDIMGVKPKEGQKGTPLLKSIDVSSIYFEILFRHMKDLSLRDESGVKEYLSSLERGFFSALSFERGRGGIEPLEGRMIAESSPKAIYALLPGEVKK from the coding sequence ATGAATTCTCTTGCTTTCTCGCTGGAGGAAATTTTCAAAGGAATCGGCAGCTTTCTGAAAGACCGTTACCCCGCTCTCTTTGATACGTATCGTCCGAATCTCGAAGTGATTGAACCACTCGTCGAACCGGAGCATTCCTCTCTGGCCCGCTTTTCCTTCGAACACAAGGGGAGACACGGGATTTGCTTCAAATGTCTCGAACCGGATTCCGGGGGAATATATTACATGAATGGAAACAAGTACTCATCGCCCCTCGTTCTTGTGAGAAAGTCCGGGATCGAAAAGATGAAGGAACTCGATCTGGAAAAACACTTCGCTATCCCGGGATATTTTCTGTCTCTGGCTTTGAAAATGGCCGTTGTATTGAGATATCTTTCCAGGAACGGGGAATCGGTGGATATAGAAAAAGTAAAAGATGCCGCCGAATGTAGATTCAACAGACAGAAAACCGGTGTGGAGTACCACCGGCTGGAGCCAGCGGGGGGAAGCGACGAAAACGAAATAAGCGACCGGAAGGGTGAAGACAGTAACGGCAAGTTCATATGGATAAAAGTCCCGGTGCTTTTTGAACTTCAAGATTCCAACGATCTACTCAAGATATCCGATTTGAGAAAGGTGGTCGTCCCTGGAGATCGCGTGCCAGAATCCATGAGGCTTCCCCATTCATCGCATATCGGAAGGCTCGACCTATTAGAGACACCCGAATCGGAGCAGATCGGAATGACGCTGTTTATGGCCAGCGGGGCTTCCTACGACGCCGAAAAACTCGAGATAATCAAGTCGGAGGAAGGTGTGGAAGGCAATTTCAGCCCTTCTACGAGAATGGTACCTTTCATCATGTATTCAGACGGCGCCAGAGTCACGATGGGCGGGAAGAATCTCAAGCAGGCGGTCAGGGTAGTCGGTAGCGAGAAGCCCCTGATAACTACTCCCATATACGACGAGATCGACATGAACGTGGGTGTCAACGCCCTCGTGGGTTATGCTCTATACAGGGGACTGAACTTCGAGGACGGCATCGTCTGCTCCGAAAGTTTTGCCGAAAAAATGGCGATAGACGAGTTCAAATCAATGACTTTCGGGGATTTCGTTCCCTTGACGCCCGACAGCGAGATCAGAACAGCGGGTAAGTCGAAAGTCATCATCGAGAGCAAAAAGGCCGGAATAAAGGTTGAATACACTTTCAGGTCTGGGGGAAGCGAAGTCAGAAAGACAGACTGGCTCTTCAAAAGAGAGGTATTTCGGAAGAGAGAGGGAGGCTGGTCGAAGATAAAAGGTTCTTACAGCGCTGAATTGTATGGCTCTCTCTATCCCGGAGTGATCCAGTCGAACGCGAGCATCGATCAGATAAGACCAGTAAGGCTTCACAAGCTCACCAAAGGCGGCGGGAAGGAAAAGAACCTTTCCGACACCGGCATGGTCGAAGTGACCGTGAAAGTCCGCATCAATAAACCCTTGGAGGTCGGCGACAAAATCACCGGGCGGCACGGCAACAAGGGAACCATCTCGAAGATCCTGCCAGATAGTGAAATGCCTTTCGTAGAGCTGAATGGACGGAGAAGACCTCTAGACCTTATTTTAAGTCCTTTCGGGGTCATAACCAGAATGAACCTGGGACAGCTCCTGGAGACGCAAAAATCGCTGGAAGGCGCGTATGTGGATGAGCCTTTCAAACCGCTGGACATTGCCGAAAGGCTCAAAGAAAATCAACTCCCGTCAAAGCCGCGGTCTTTCCTCAACTTTCCAGACGGAAAATCCTTCGAAGCTACCGTGGGTTACCAGTACTTTGTAAGACTCGATCATTGCGTGCGGGACAAGCTTCATGTTGTCAGGCAGGCAGAGGTTTCACCCATCACAGGCCAGCCGGTGAAAGGCAAGCGCAGAGACGGTGGTCAGCGGATCGGGGAGATGGAATTCTGGACACTCTTCGATCACAACGCGATTAACACGATAAACGCCTTTTCGGTTACAAACACCGAAGATCCCTCGCGTTTCAAAGAAGATTATTTCTGGGCGTTCAGGACTCTGGTAAACACATACAGGGGCGTAGACCCCCGAACGATAGCCGAACCGTGTTCCATAAGCTTCCAGAAAGCGGGGGAGATAGATGTCGAAGAGAATTGCCCGGGCGACAAGAAAAAAATCGACGCCAGGCAGAAGTTCCTGCACGAAATTCGACCAAAAAACAAAAAGATCCCCGGTTCTGACAAGGATAAGCACGAGAAGAGCAAGAAGCTCGAGAAGCTCGAGAAGAAATACCTGCTCACGAAGAACGGCTATCTGCGAAGGTATATGCTCGGCAGGAGAATTCACTACTCGGCCAGGGCAACTATTACCCCGGTCACGGATATAGATATCGACCACGTTTATCTGCCCCTGGAGATGGCGCTGGAGTGGCTGGAGGAGCTTAAGGAAATGAAGATCGACTCCCCTGAAGAACGTGTCGCCGCGGCCGCCAGGGCGACCAGACTGGCCAGGGAGAAGGGGCTCATGGTTTTGCTGAACCGCCAGCCTTCGCTTCACAAACACAGTATCACCGCCGCAAAGCCTTTGTTCTGGGAGCATAGATCCATTGGTCTGCCGATAATGCTTTGTGAAGGTTTCGGGGCCGATTTCGATGGGGATACCATGGCCGTCTATTTTCCGGTTCAGGGCGAACCCGGCGAGGAACTGGAGAGGATGCTCCCTTCCTTCTCTCCGTACAGAGTAGGCAACGGCGAACTGATATACTCCATCGATCAGGACCTGGTGTACGGAGAGTATGTCCGGTCGGGTCGGAAAAAGCCCGAAGTCAAAAACAATGTCCTCGAGATCGTTCAGAGCTCGAAAAACTTTCCCGCCGAACTCTTGGAATGGCAGAAAAAGACTCTAGATGCGTCGATGAATTCGACATTGAGCATATCTTTCGCCGAGCTCGCGACGCTTTCGGGCAATGCATTGGAGATCAAGGAATCTGGCAGCCGGGGAAAGGAAGAGAACTTTAAGCTGATGCCGGTATTCTCGAAGGGTATGTCGCTCGAGGAATACACGGGCAGGCCGGAGGCCTTCGACCCTATGCTGACTATCGCCGGTCGATCGAGGGCCGGACTGATGGACAAAAAGCTTCACGTCGCCCAGGCCGGTTACTTCACCCGTAAGATGGTGGAGTTTCTTTATCCCCTCCGCATAAGCGAAATCGATTGTGAAACAGAAGAGGGTATTAGAATCGACCGGGCAGATTTCGAAATGTTTGCGCGGTGCGGAGTGGACTTTTCACGCTTCTTACTGGGGAGGTACGTGAAACGGCCGGAAGATGAAGGCTGGAGACTCGTCACCCGGGATGATGTCAAAGAATACGGGGATAGCGATCTTATCGTCAGGAGCCCCGTAACTTGCCGGGCGGTTGACGGCCTTTGCTCCAAATGCTGTGGGTTAGAGTTATCCACGATGCGCGAGCATGAGATTGGAGATTATATAGGCGTGCTGGCCGGGCATACGATAGGCGAGCGCGGCACGCAGCTTTCCATGAAGAATTTCCAGACCGGCTCGAGCGGCTTCAATATGCAAAGAGTGTCGTCGGAATTCTTCAAAAGGATCCGTCCAACGTCCGACCTCAGAAAGAGCAAGAGAAAGGAAGAGAACGAAATAGAGGACGACTATGTGGAATACATAAAGAGGCTGGCGGAAAGATCCGTAGAGGACATAATGGGTGTGAAGCCGAAGGAAGGGCAAAAGGGAACGCCTCTTTTGAAGAGTATAGACGTCAGCTCGATATACTTCGAAATACTTTTCAGGCACATGAAAGATCTGTCGCTCAGGGACGAATCTGGAGTCAAGGAATACCTTTCGAGCCTGGAGCGGGGCTTTTTTTCGGCGCTCTCCTTCGAGCGGGGGAGGGGCGGGATAGAACCTCTCGAAGGCAGGATGATCGCTGAAAGCTCTCCGAAGGCTATATACGCGTTGTTACCGGGTGAGGTGAAGAAATGA
- the cas6 gene encoding CRISPR-associated endoribonuclease Cas6, which produces MRVKLNFSGLKNKAIPRDHFYQLSGLVYSMIEQANPDYSKWLHDKGFVDGNKSFKFFCFSRIIPEPGGYTRGGEDGELIVFTKNEGTLYISSPVREFMQNLVDFLLINREIRVLNHSLLIERAFATSQEFSDGEELFKCISPIVLSTRSEEYSTPTYLRAYQEPDLFDEYLTRNAKEKIKIFHGIESDIELTVDREYLKKTGRKSNLRLKIKEDTEVFGSMVPVKIRGRKEEIGFLYHCGLGQKNSLGMGMVELAGKRF; this is translated from the coding sequence TTGAGAGTCAAGTTGAATTTCAGCGGCTTGAAAAATAAAGCTATTCCGCGCGATCATTTCTATCAGCTTTCGGGACTGGTTTACTCGATGATCGAACAGGCAAATCCCGATTATTCTAAGTGGCTTCACGATAAAGGATTCGTCGATGGAAACAAGAGTTTCAAGTTCTTCTGCTTCTCGAGAATAATTCCCGAGCCTGGAGGCTACACCAGGGGCGGGGAGGACGGCGAATTGATCGTATTCACCAAAAACGAAGGTACCCTATACATCTCCTCGCCGGTCAGAGAGTTCATGCAGAATCTCGTGGACTTCCTGCTGATAAACAGAGAGATAAGGGTTCTGAATCATTCGCTGCTTATCGAGAGAGCCTTTGCGACTTCCCAGGAGTTCTCCGACGGCGAAGAGCTTTTCAAATGTATCTCGCCGATCGTATTGTCTACCCGTAGCGAGGAGTACAGCACCCCAACTTACCTTAGGGCTTATCAGGAGCCGGATCTTTTCGACGAATACCTTACTAGAAACGCAAAAGAAAAAATCAAAATCTTCCATGGCATCGAAAGCGACATAGAACTAACGGTAGATAGAGAATACCTGAAGAAAACCGGCCGAAAAAGCAACTTGAGGCTGAAGATCAAAGAAGACACCGAAGTTTTCGGCTCGATGGTGCCCGTCAAAATCAGGGGAAGGAAAGAAGAGATAGGATTCCTGTACCACTGCGGACTGGGCCAGAAGAACTCCCTGGGAATGGGGATGGTCGAACTGGCGGGGAAACGATTCTAA
- a CDS encoding L-threonylcarbamoyladenylate synthase yields the protein MQTEMIRLDPENPGIEGIEKAAGLIKAGELVVFPTETVYGLGASAFDPGAVEKIYRAKGRPQDNPLIVHVSSLKMAAECTRQDLNRYSSILNVLWPGPVTLVFKKSEAIPARVTAGLDSVGLRFPSHPVAMRLIKAAGVPIAAPSANISGRPSPTSEEHVLEDMNGRVGGIILSGDTLFGLESTIVDLSRDKPTLLRPGPVDAERLGELLPGLEIPDFVRVREEYKGEALSPGMKYRHYSPEIPLILIEGSPGAVVSRAGILARRDKSVVLCSQELADYYPVHVKKVVLGSRNDLYAVASGLFKALRDRDNLNYTQIISEPFPETGIGLAIMNRLRKAAWRIDRV from the coding sequence GTGCAGACGGAAATGATCAGGCTCGACCCGGAGAACCCGGGGATCGAGGGAATAGAAAAGGCGGCCGGTCTCATAAAGGCCGGTGAACTCGTAGTCTTTCCGACCGAGACCGTGTATGGCCTGGGAGCCAGCGCGTTCGATCCCGGAGCGGTCGAGAAGATATACAGGGCCAAGGGAAGGCCGCAGGACAACCCACTCATAGTCCATGTTTCCTCACTGAAAATGGCCGCAGAATGCACCAGGCAGGATCTGAATCGTTACTCTTCCATACTGAATGTGCTGTGGCCAGGTCCGGTGACACTCGTATTCAAAAAGAGCGAAGCGATCCCGGCACGGGTGACGGCCGGGCTCGACAGCGTCGGTCTGAGGTTTCCTTCGCATCCCGTGGCGATGAGGCTTATCAAGGCGGCCGGCGTACCGATCGCGGCGCCCAGCGCCAATATATCCGGCAGGCCAAGCCCGACCTCCGAGGAACACGTCCTGGAGGACATGAACGGCCGCGTGGGCGGGATAATACTCTCCGGAGACACGCTCTTCGGCCTTGAATCTACGATAGTGGATCTCTCCAGAGATAAGCCGACTCTGCTCAGGCCCGGCCCGGTGGATGCCGAACGACTGGGTGAACTCCTGCCCGGACTCGAGATCCCCGATTTCGTAAGGGTTCGTGAAGAGTACAAAGGCGAGGCGCTCTCGCCCGGCATGAAATACCGCCACTACTCGCCGGAGATTCCCCTGATTTTGATCGAAGGGAGCCCAGGCGCCGTGGTTTCGAGAGCCGGAATCCTAGCTAGAAGGGACAAATCGGTCGTTCTCTGTTCGCAGGAACTGGCCGATTACTACCCCGTGCACGTGAAAAAGGTCGTTCTGGGCTCAAGAAATGATCTCTACGCCGTCGCGTCGGGCCTCTTCAAAGCCCTGCGCGACCGGGACAACCTGAACTACACGCAGATCATCTCGGAGCCTTTCCCCGAAACGGGGATCGGCCTCGCAATAATGAACAGACTGAGGAAAGCGGCCTGGAGAATAGACAGAGTATGA
- a CDS encoding putative immunity protein, producing the protein MSKARRMFTDWDAPYIRSLVKLIETQSKSTLANWAVDYSERVLLPLWGKHYPDDPRPQNALKAAREWLSGKIKLPEARKAILQCHAAAREAENKPVARSAARAIGQSASTVHSARHCIGLALYGALAVACDALGVDAPRERLERRAAEECERMLDALREVSIENETNPAKIDWKR; encoded by the coding sequence ATGTCGAAGGCGAGGAGAATGTTCACCGACTGGGATGCACCGTATATCCGGTCACTCGTGAAATTGATAGAAACGCAGAGCAAATCGACGCTTGCCAATTGGGCGGTTGATTATTCGGAGCGAGTTCTATTGCCCCTTTGGGGTAAGCATTATCCGGACGACCCGCGTCCCCAAAACGCTTTGAAAGCAGCCCGGGAGTGGTTGTCGGGAAAGATAAAGCTGCCGGAGGCGAGGAAGGCAATCCTTCAGTGCCACGCGGCCGCCAGAGAAGCCGAAAACAAACCCGTCGCCCGAAGCGCGGCGAGAGCTATAGGTCAGAGCGCTTCGACCGTGCATTCGGCGAGGCACTGTATCGGACTGGCTCTTTATGGGGCGTTAGCGGTTGCCTGCGATGCGCTCGGAGTGGACGCGCCCCGGGAACGGCTGGAGCGGCGGGCCGCCGAAGAATGCGAACGTATGCTTGACGCGCTGCGCGAAGTGTCGATTGAAAACGAGACGAACCCTGCGAAAATCGACTGGAAGCGTTGA
- a CDS encoding dipeptidase, with amino-acid sequence MFSNVDYEPGAQRAVYPFIEPYPRYVGKDMGPTYDDPNYPPTEPLGYIDQVEHTYGYFDAVYGVINEHQLAIGECTCSAKVYAQPKAGQCIFDVAALSRVAMERCTTAREAIELMGALAVEYGYYGWGETLTITDPQEAWVFEICATPDQKSALWAAKKVPDGEVFVESNMFRIRELDPNDPDIMFSPNLIEVATAAGWYDPSSGPIDWMATVSTGEYSMPYYSLRRTWRVLDRVAPSLELSPWVEDSFTKAYPFSVVPDKKLSVADVIDLFRDHYEGTEFDLTQGLAAGPFGNPNRYSGSSKLIKGSWERALSIFRCEYVFVSQVRDWLPDPVGGVVWWGPSAPHESIIIPMYCGITDIPDAYDTGSLEKFDKNIANWALNFMGNWAELKFSYMYPEIKALQQKIEGKLFAVQPAIEAAAAQLYEVDPELCKEFLTDYVAGVSDRVMAEVWEFNEYLITKYRDGYINIPDVGKSVGYPDWWLKEVGYADGHIFGPDGYKAK; translated from the coding sequence GTGTTTTCAAACGTTGACTATGAACCAGGCGCACAGAGAGCCGTGTATCCATTCATCGAACCGTATCCGCGTTATGTGGGTAAGGACATGGGTCCGACCTACGATGATCCTAACTATCCACCGACAGAACCTCTTGGTTACATCGACCAGGTCGAACACACCTACGGATACTTCGATGCGGTCTATGGAGTAATCAACGAACACCAGCTCGCGATCGGCGAGTGTACATGTTCGGCCAAAGTCTATGCGCAGCCCAAAGCCGGCCAGTGTATTTTCGACGTTGCCGCTCTTTCCAGAGTAGCCATGGAAAGATGCACGACGGCCAGAGAGGCAATCGAGCTCATGGGCGCGCTGGCCGTAGAGTACGGCTACTACGGCTGGGGCGAAACTCTCACAATAACCGACCCTCAGGAAGCCTGGGTCTTCGAGATCTGTGCGACACCGGACCAGAAGAGCGCTCTCTGGGCGGCCAAGAAAGTTCCTGACGGAGAAGTCTTCGTCGAATCCAACATGTTCAGGATCAGGGAACTCGATCCCAACGATCCCGACATAATGTTCTCCCCGAACCTGATCGAAGTCGCGACGGCGGCCGGCTGGTATGACCCCAGCTCCGGTCCTATCGACTGGATGGCAACCGTCAGCACCGGCGAATACTCCATGCCCTACTACAGTCTCAGAAGGACCTGGAGAGTTCTCGACAGGGTTGCTCCTTCCCTGGAACTTTCTCCGTGGGTAGAAGACAGCTTCACAAAGGCTTACCCGTTCTCGGTTGTTCCCGACAAGAAGCTCTCCGTGGCCGACGTGATCGACCTCTTCAGAGACCACTACGAAGGGACCGAGTTCGACCTGACACAGGGTCTAGCCGCCGGACCGTTCGGCAATCCTAACCGCTATTCTGGCTCGAGCAAACTGATCAAGGGCAGCTGGGAAAGAGCACTCTCGATCTTCAGATGTGAATACGTGTTTGTGTCTCAGGTTAGAGACTGGCTTCCCGATCCTGTCGGTGGAGTGGTATGGTGGGGGCCATCGGCGCCGCACGAATCGATAATCATCCCCATGTACTGTGGTATCACCGACATTCCGGATGCCTACGATACGGGAAGTCTCGAAAAGTTTGACAAAAACATCGCCAACTGGGCGTTGAACTTCATGGGCAATTGGGCCGAGTTGAAGTTCAGCTACATGTACCCGGAAATCAAGGCGCTCCAGCAGAAGATAGAAGGCAAGCTCTTCGCAGTGCAGCCGGCGATAGAAGCGGCTGCGGCACAGCTTTACGAGGTGGACCCCGAACTCTGTAAGGAATTCCTGACAGATTACGTCGCCGGCGTCTCTGACAGAGTAATGGCGGAAGTATGGGAATTCAACGAATACCTGATAACCAAGTACCGCGACGGTTACATCAACATCCCCGATGTCGGAAAGTCTGTTGGTTATCCCGACTGGTGGCTCAAGGAAGTCGGATACGCCGACGGCCATATCTTCGGACCGGACGGTTACAAAGCCAAGTAG
- a CDS encoding glycerophosphodiester phosphodiesterase family protein produces the protein MLVLAHRGMGKGRYENTLKSFKEGLGHGAHGIETDVRLTRDGAVILCHDATLKRTMGLETVVAEQTLGELDSMGLVGEDGLTTLEELYRTLPDDKYFDVEIKAPEAVPGVIDIVRKFDALDRTMFSSFHHECLGAFRKAFGDKTMIAPIIDREVLKEGAEEFLDETVKRYRPFALNLNKELFNYMGLEKGREMLEKFRAEGVRISLWTLNDPELFSQVRDVCDYLITDRSDIMMQFCRNH, from the coding sequence ATGCTGGTTCTTGCACACAGGGGAATGGGAAAGGGAAGATACGAAAATACTTTGAAATCCTTCAAAGAAGGGTTGGGCCACGGCGCCCACGGAATAGAGACAGACGTAAGGCTCACCAGGGACGGAGCGGTGATACTCTGCCACGACGCGACTCTGAAGCGTACCATGGGACTTGAAACCGTGGTGGCAGAGCAGACTCTCGGGGAACTTGACTCCATGGGACTGGTCGGCGAAGATGGCCTCACAACGCTTGAGGAGCTTTACAGGACCCTGCCGGACGACAAATACTTCGACGTCGAAATTAAAGCCCCCGAAGCCGTTCCCGGCGTGATTGACATCGTGAGGAAGTTCGACGCCCTCGATAGAACCATGTTCTCATCCTTTCATCACGAATGTCTGGGCGCTTTCAGGAAGGCCTTCGGCGATAAAACCATGATCGCACCCATAATAGACAGAGAAGTGCTTAAGGAAGGAGCCGAAGAGTTTCTGGACGAAACGGTGAAAAGGTACAGACCCTTTGCGCTCAACTTGAACAAAGAGCTTTTCAACTACATGGGGCTCGAAAAGGGAAGGGAAATGCTCGAAAAGTTCCGCGCGGAGGGCGTCAGAATATCGCTCTGGACTCTCAATGATCCCGAGCTGTTCTCGCAGGTGAGGGACGTCTGCGATTACCTGATCACCGACCGTTCGGATATAATGATGCAGTTCTGCCGAAACCATTGA